The Kineococcus radiotolerans SRS30216 = ATCC BAA-149 genomic interval ACCTTCGGCGGCGAACTGCACGATCAGGGTGCGTTGGGGGTCGAGGCCGTCGCGGGCGAAGGTCTCGCGCCACCAGTTCGCGTCGGTGTGCAGGAGGTCGGCGACTTCGGCGATGACGTCGACGCCGTTCCAGGCGGAGGGGGCGAAGGTGTTGACCGCTTCCTGGCTGGAGCCGCACAGGGCGCGCACGTAGCCGCGCAGGACCTTGCCGGGGCGGTTCTCGGCGAGGTCGACGTGGGCCATCACTTCGTCGCGGAAGCGGGCGAGGCCGGCTTCGACGACGGCGATGATGAGGGCGTCGCGGGTGGGGAAGTGGTAGAGCAGCCCGCCCTTGGAGACTTCGGCGCGCGCGGCGACGTCGGCGAGGCTGAAGCCGGTGCCGCGTTCGTGCAGCAGCTGGTCGGTGGCTTCGAGCAGGGCGCGGCGGGTGCGTTCACGGTCCCTGGTCGCAGGCTGGGCCCTGGTCGCGGGCTGCTCGCGGGTGGGCGAGGGCTTGCGGCTCGTCGTCGCCTTGGCTGTCTTCGTGGCTGTCTTCTTGTCCGTCGTGGCGCCGGCGCCCGACGTCGTCGGGGTGGTGGCTCGCTGCCCGGTGGGGCTCATCGTGCGGTGTCCTTTCCGAGCGGGGAGGGGATGGTGCGCCAGGCGACGATTGCGGACACGACCAGCAGCAGCGCCGCGATCACGGAGGTGACCTGCATGGCCTCGGTGAAGGCGTGCTGGGCGGCGGCCATGATGCCAGTCGCGGCGGTGGTGTCCAGTGAGCCACGCCCCAGGGCGGCGGCTGCTCCGGCGAGGGAGTCTTCGATCGCGGTCCGCAGGCCATCGGGCAGCGTCGCGGGCAGCGCACCGGAGCCTTCGAGGTTGGCGCGGTAGAGGGCGACCTGGAGCGAGCCCAGGACGGCGATGCCCAGGGCCACGCCGAGCTCGTAGGCGGTTTCTGAGACCGAGGACGCCGCGCCGGCGCGTTCCTTGGGGACGGCGCTGACCACGGCGTCGGTGGCCAGGGTGGTGGACAGGCCCGCGCCCAGACCGCAGACGGCGATGGCCACGCACAGCAGCAGGTACCCGGAGACGCCTTCGGCGGCGGCCAGCAGGCCCAGGCCGAGGGCGGAGGTGAGCATGCCGATCGCGATGGCCCGCCCACGCCCGAAGCGGCCCAGGACGAAGCCGGCGATGGCGATCACGGCCATCGAGGCCAGCGTGGCGGGCAGTTCGATCAGCCCGGCCTGCAGAGGGCTCAGGCCCCGGACCAGCTGCAGGTACTGGGAGAAGAAGAACAGCAGCCCGATGAAGGCGAAGATCGCGATGGTCTCGGCGGCGACGGCCCCGGCGAAGGCGGGCACCTTGAACAGCGAGACGTCGACCAGCGGGTGGGTCAGGCGCCGCTGACGGCGCACGAACACCGCACCGGCGATCAGGCCGATGACGGCGGTGAGCACGACGGAGGCGTCGAAGCCGCTGCCGGCCAGGTGCTTGATGGCGTAGACGATCGGGACGATGGTCAGCACCGACAGGGCCGCGGAGGGCAAGTCGATGCGGTTGCCGGCCGGGTTGCGCGATTCGGGCAGCAGGGCGATACCGGCGATCAGGACGATGAGCATGACGGGGACGTTGAGCAAGAAGACCGAGCCCCACCAGAAGTGCTCCAGCAGTGCCCCACCGATGAGGGGGCCGATGGCCGCGCCGCCGGTGGCGCCGGCGGCCCAGACCGCGACGGCGGTGGCGCGCTGGCGGGGGTCATCGAAGAGGTTGCGCAGGATCGACAGGGTCGAGGGCATGATCATCGCGCCGAAGAAGCCGAGGAAGGCGCGGGCGGCGATGAGCAGTTCGGGGTTGGGGGCGAAGGCACCCAGGGTGGAGCTGAGGCCGAAGCCGACGCTGCCGATGAGCAGCAGGCGTTTGCGCCCGACGCGGTCGGCGACGTTGCCCATCGTCACCAGCAGTCCGGCGATCATGAAGGAGTAGATGTCGCCGGTCCACAGGATCTGGGTGCCGCTGGGGTTCAGGTCAGCGGTCAAGGCGGGGATGGCCAAGGCCAGGACGGTGCCGTCGACGGCGAGGAGCACCACGGCCAGAGTGAGGACGATCAGGGCCAGCCAGGCGCGCTTGCCGGCGCGGGCGGGACCGGCGCCGGTGGTGACGCCGATGACGCCGGTGGGGCCGGCAGTGCCAGTCGGGCCGGTGGGGCCGGCGGGAGGAGTCGTGGTCACCTGACCACCATATACGTTTTAGTCGGTACAACAAGCCGATCGGTCAGTTGGGGTCCGAAAGAGTGACCAGCGAGGAGCTTCGCTGGGGCTGGGGCTGGGGCTGATGCAGCGGGGCAGGTCATCGCTCTCCAGGTCGTGCCTCTGGTGCTGCGCAACGGGGATCGATGTCTGAGATCAGTGTCTGGGGTCCTGGCTGGGGCCGTCCTGGCTGGGGCCGTCCTGAGCGGCGGCCTCCGAGGCGGCGGGTGAGGCGGCGGGTGAGGCGGCGGGTGAGGCGGGTCGCGGCGCTCGGGTCAGGCGCTGGATGAGGGGGTTCGCCAGGGGGCCGTGCAGGAGCACGCTGCCCAGCAGGGTCAGCACCGTGATGAGCAAGACGGTGTCGGCCACCACCCCGGTCAAGGAGTTGTAGGCCAGCAGACCGAAGACGATGGACGTCGTCCCTCGCGCCCCCAGCACCCCCAGCAGCACCCGTTCACGACCCGGCATCCCAGAGCGCGCGGTGCCGACCCACACCGGCAGCAGACGCACGAGCGTCAGGGCCACCAGCGTGAAGAGCAGCACCGGCCACGGCACGCCCCCGGCGAAGGCGAGCACGCAGGCGCTGCCCACCAGGAACCACACCGCCATCACCGCCAAGCCGGTCACGTCGTGCAGGAAACGGAAGTCCTCCTCCCGGGTGAGCAGGAGCTGCTGGCGCTCGCCGTCTGGCCGTGTCCTAGCGGCCAGGGCTGCTACGACGCGGTGCACGTTGGCGAAGACGGCCCCGGCCACGAAGGAGGCGACGAAGCCGTTGCCGTTCCAGGCCAGCGTCACGGCGTACGTCAGCAGCGGGGCCATCAGCACCAACATCCGCCGCGCCGAGGCGTCCACCCAGCCGCGGGCGGCGGCCGCGTGCAAGCCGCCAGCCAACGCGGCGCCGACGACCACCCCCACCACCAGAGCCTTCAGGGCGTACGGCAGCGCGGTGGCCAGCCCACCGAGAGGGTCCTCCTGACCGCGCGGTCCAACGGCCAGGGCGATCGCGAAGAGGAACAGCGGGGAGATAAGAGCGTCGTTGTAGCCGCTCTCCAGGTTCAGTGTCGTCCGCACCCGGCTGCTCAGCCGCGTGTGCTTCAGCAGACGTTCGGCGGCGGCGAAGTCGGTGGGGACCACGATGCAGGCGATCACCAGCAGGACCGGCCACGTCAAGCCGCCCTGGGCCCCAGGGCCGCCGAGCAGAGGCACACCCAAGGCCACCGTCAGTCCGATGCTCAGGGGCATCGCCAGCAGCAGGACCCGTGCCAGCAGTCGGGGATGAGACCCGAAGAGTCGTCCCCCGCGCACCATCGTGGCGTCGGAGAACAGCAGCAGCGCCAAGACGACTTCGACCACGTGCTGAGCCACGGTGGTGTTCAGCGCCTCGACGGCCGAGCCTGACGTCAGCAGCGGCGCCAGTGCCCCCATCACCAGCATCGCCGTCGCGGGGCCGGCCAGCCAGCGGTCCAGCACTCGCGCCAGCAGCGAGCGCACGATGATCGCGCCCGCGATCATCGCCAGGGTCAGCGTCACCGTCCGGCCTCACCGGTATCGGCGGCGGCGGCGGAGGAGGCGGAGGAGGCGGCGGTATCGGTATCGGCGTCGGTGCCGTTCTCGGCTGTGGTCGGGGCCAGCCTGCTGCTCGCTTGCACTCGCCTCACGTACGTCACGCGTCCTCCATCACCTGGTCACGAGCCAGTCATGGGCTCGAACATCCACCTTACAGACTATATGGTCGGCAAAACAGACCGCGTAGACTTCTCGTGCGTACGCTGCCAGTCCACTGCGCACGACGTCCGTTCTTCCCATCGGCGCCTCAGAGAGCGACCCCAACCGTGATCTCCCTCCACCGCACCTGCGGACCGTTGCCCCCTCAGGCGCCGTCCGTTCCGGCACCGCTCGTTCAGCCGTCCGTTCAGACGTCGCTACCGCAGACTCTGAGGCTTCTCGCGCAGCCCACGGATGCTGGCCGACCATCGAAAAGCTGCGCCCGCCCCGCCGCCTTGCGGGCGGTCGCTTTCCGGGCAGTTGCCTTCCAGGCAGTCGCCTCCCAAGCAGTTGAGGAGCGGGTTGTCGCCCGAGGTGCCTCCCGTATTCGCGCTGAGCATGACCGCGCCAGCGGAGGTCGCTCGTGACGGGGGCGGTGACTGGGGCGACGGACCGGTCGATGGAGCCGTCGATGGAGCCGTCGACGGGGCGGTCGACGGAGCAGTCGTTCGAGGGGTCGATGAGGCGTTCGCCGTCACTGGTCGCCCGGGCTGCCACAGCCATCACGCTGCTCTACTCCGCCTTCGGCGTCATGTCGATCTTGCTGGCCTTGACCCCGGCGGTGCGCGCTGTGGCCGAGCAGGTCGACTTCGAGCGCAACGCGTGGGTCTACGTCCTGGGCTGGCCCAGCTTCGGATACGGCACCCTCCTGCTGCTGCTGGCCCGCTCCCTGCGCAAGCGCAAGCGGGCCGCCTGGCGGGTCCTGGCCGCCGTCGTCACCCTCAACACCCTCGGCGCCGTGGCCCTGGTGCTCACCTACCGCAACGCCCAGGCGTGGGCGGTGCTGGCCGTCTTCGTCCTGCTGCTGGCGGTGGTGCTCTACGCCCAGCCCGCGTTCACCGTACTGGGGGACCCGAAGAACCTGCGTGCGGCGGTGAGGGTGCTGGCGGTGCTGCTGGGGGTGTGCCTGCTGCTGGGCAGCACGCTCGTGACGGTCCTGGACGCCTCCCACGCCGGGTACCTGCAGCACCTGGCCTACACCTTCACCGCCGCGCTGACCTCGGTGGAGCTGTTCGAACCCGGACCGCTCACGCTGCAGTTGCCGCACTGGGTCGGTGTGCTGCTCAACACCATCGGCACCCTCGCCCTGCTGGGAGCCGGCTGGGCCCTGTTCGGGCCCCGCCGCGATCAGCGCGCCCACACCGCGGCCGACGACGCCGCCCTGCGCCGGCTGCTGGCTACGGCCGGCCCCCAAGACTCCCTGGGCTACTTCGCCCTGCGCCCGGACAAGTCGCTCGTCTTCTCCGCCAGCGGCAAGGCGGCCATCGCCTACCGCACCATCGGCGACGTCTGCTTGGCCAGCGGTGACCCGCTGGGGCACTCCTCGGCCTGGCCGGAGGTCATCGAGGCGTGGAGGATGCTGCTGCGCGAGCACGGCTGGATCCCCGCCGTCCTGGGCGCCTCCGAACGCGGCGCCCAGGCCTACGCCACCGCGGGCCTAGACGCCCTGGAACTGGGCGATGAAGCAGTAGTGGACACCACCACCTTCTCCCTGGAAGGCCGCGCGGTGCGCAGCCTGCGCCAGGCCGTCAACCGCGTCGCCCGCACGGGGATGAGCGTCCGGCTGCGCCGGCAAGGTGACGTAGCCCCCGCTGAGCTGGTTCGGCTGGCCGAGCTCGCCGAGCACTGGCGAGCCGGTGAGGTCGAGCGGGGCTTCTCCATGGCGTTGGGCCGGGTGGGCGAGCCCGGTGACGACGACCTGCTGATCGCCGAGTGCCTCGACGCGCAGGGTCGTAGCTGCGCCTTGCTGACCTTCGTGCCCTGGGGGAGGGACGGCTTGTCGCTGGATCTGATGCGCCGGGACCGTGACGTGGAGCTCAACGGCCTGACCGAGTTCGCCGTGACCTCGGTCCTGACCCATGCCCCAGAACTCGGCGTCCAGCGAGTGTCGCTGAACTTCGCCGTTTTCCGCACCGCCTTCGACCGCGGTGGCCGGCTAGGCGCCGGCCCCGTCCTGCGGCTGTGGCGGCGAGTGCTCACCTTCGGGTCCCGGTGGTGGCAGCTGGAGTCCCTGTACCGGGCCAACGTGAAGTACCAGCCGCAGTGGACCCCCCGCTTCCTGTGCTTCGCCAGTGCCCGCGACGTCCCCAAGATCGGCATTGCCGCGGCCCGCGCGGAAGGCTTCCTCCCCTCCAAGCTACCCGGCTGACCGGTGGCCCGCCCCCACGCAGACCGTCGACAGCCCTTGCGGCCATGAGCTGTCGAAGCCTGTTCGTGCTCACATGAACCACTGCCTCGAAGGAGAACCGGACATGCTCATCGATCGCCGAGAACCCCGCCGGATCCGAGGAGAACAGCCATCACCCGCCTGGACCGGGAGAGGTCGGGTGCGACGACATGGGTGATCTGCTCTCCCCGGACCGGTTGCTGACCACCTTCGGCGCCTTCGGCATCTTTGTCGTCCTCTTCGCCGAGACGGGCCTGCTCATCGGCTTCTTCCTGCCCGGGGACACCTTGTTGATCGCGGCCGGTCTGCTGGCCGCGACCCCGGTCACCGCTGCGGTGCACCTGGATCTGGGGGCGGTGCTGGTGGGGGCGGTCGCCGGGGCCCTGATCGGCGCGCAAGTCGGTTACCACATCGGGCGCCGGTTCGGTCCCGGGTTGCTGCAGCGACCGGAGGGTTCACGCATCGGCGCGGGCATGCGCCGCTCTCAGGACCTGCTGGAGCGTTTCGGTCCGGGCAAGGCCATCGTGCTGGCCCGGTTCGTCCCTGTGGCCCGCACCCTGATGAACCCCCTGGCCGGAGCCACCGGTGTGCCGGCGCGCCGGTTCCTGCTGTGGCAGGCAGCCGGCGGGGTGCTGTGGACCGTAGGCATCATCCTGCTCGGCTACTTCCTCGGTGCCACCGTCCCGAACATCGAGGTCTACCTCATCCCGGCCTTGATCCTCATCACCGTAGCCAGCGTGTTGCCCCTGGTTGTGCGCTCGATGCGGCAACGCCGCACCACCGAGAGGCAGCAGGCGAACACCGACCAGACCGACGTCCTCAGCTGACCCCGGCTAAGTCGTGACCGTGCCCAGGACCCGCTCCGCAGGATGGGCATCGAGAGGGAGGAACTGGTGACGCACCAGCGACTGCGCGTCAAAGCTTGGCGTCTGCCCGGAGACACGCACAGGACGCGGATCCCGCTCAAGCTGATCCGCCTCGCCGCTGTCCGCGCCCTGTTGCGCACGGGGCTGCGACACCTTAGTGCGCCGGACATTACCCGCGAAGTACTCGCCATCACCGGGACTCGCACGAAGCGACGGCCCTGAATGCCAGCCGCGTCATCAGCCGCGGCGTCAGCAACGGTGTCATCAGCCGTGTCGTCGGTCGCGTCACCACTCGAGGCACAGCATGCGGCGCCTGAGCGTCCTGGGCCTGAGCGTTCTACATCGCAAGGTTCTGTGCTCGACGGTTCGGCGGCGGGTGGAGCCGGTGCGGGGTGTCCAGGGATGGAGCACCGCGTGCAGATCACGCGACTGCAGTCGGTCGTGGACCGGCCGGAGAAGGCCTCTGATCCACTTTCAGACCATCCGTGCTTTACAGCCGACCGATCGGTACGTAAGGTGGTGCTCAATAGCCAAGGGGCCCGTCGCACGCCGCAGTCACCCACACGTCACGCGACTCCCCTCACCGACCTTCAGCCGCCGTCCCCCGCGCTACCGAGCCAACTGGGGTAGCGGCGCAAGATCACGATGAACGGAGCACGACCATGAGCAGTGCCATCACCCGATCCGTCGACCGATCTGTCGACGTCGTCGTCGTGGGCGCCGGCCTCGCCGGTTTGGCCGCCGCCGACCAGCTCGTTCAGGCCGGCCACGACGTCGTCATCGTCGAGGGTCGTGACCGTATCGGCGGCCGGATCCACACCACCGAGGTCGCCGGCGTCCCCGTCGACGCCGGCGCGACCTGGGTCGGCCCGCACCACACCGAAGTGCGCGACCTCGCCAGCCGGCTCGGCGTCCAACTCGTGCCCCAGTTCCACACGGGCAAAGGATTGCTGTCCTTCAACGGGCGCCGCCGCGTCGAAAGCGCCACAGCCATGGCGCCGTGGGTTGTGCTCGACCTGACGCGGATCCTGGGCGCCCTGCAGAAGCTGGCCGACAGCCTGTCCGTCGAGGCGCCCTGGAAGCACCCGGATGCCGAGAAGCTGGACTCGGTATCCCTGGGGGAGTGGCTGACGTCCAAGCTGGCGCTCAAGGGCACCCGAAAGTTCGTGAACATGATCAGCCTGGTGCATTGGGGGGCGCCGGTCGGCGACGTCTCCCTGTTCAACGTGCTGCGCTACATCAAGACCCTCGGCAGTCTCGACATCATGCTCAGCGTCGAGGGCGGTGACCAGCAGGACCGCATCCTCGGCACAGCCCACGGACTGGTCAGCCGTTACGCCGAGGCCGTGGACGCGCCGATCCTGCTCAACTCCCCGGTGCAGCGCATCACCACCGCCGCAGAGCGCGTCACGGTCCACACCGCCGAGGGCATGATCGAGGCCCGCTACGTGATCATGACCGCTTCACCCATGCACCGCGCCCAGATCGAGTTCTCCCCGGCGCTGCCCGAGCAGCACTACGGCCTGTCCCGCAGTTGGCGGCTAGGTTCGCTGAGCAAGGCGTTCGTCGCCTACGACCGCCCCTTCTGGCGCAGCGAGGGCCTCTCGGCAGAGTCCGTCTCCGATGACGACACCGTCTTCCTCACCTTCGACGTCAGCCCTTCGCCCGAGGGTCCTGGGATTCTCATGGTCTTCTGCGACGGGCGCCGGTTCGACGGTTTCGAGGAGCCCGAACGGCGCCGTCGCGTCCTCGAGCAGGTCGTCCACCTGTACGGGGAGCGAGCCCGGCACCCCCTCGACTACACCGACTTCTCCTGGGGCAATGACTCCTTCGCTGCCGGTGGACCCAACCCCGCGGTCGCGCCGAAGGCGTGGACCTCCTTCGGGCGGTACCTGCGCGAGCCGGTCGGACTGGTGCACTGGGCCGGCAGCGAGACTGCCGACGCCTTCAGCGGAACCATGAACGGCGCCCTCCTGTCGGGACAGCGCGCAGCACGCGAGGTCACCACCCGGCTGGCGACGGAGGCAGCCACCAGCCAGTGAGGAGCAGAGCTGTCGTTCCCCCATGTGGTGACGGTCCTGCGGTGACGGTCTCCCCATGGTGGGGCCTGCCCTGACCCGCCCGGTCGACCCCGGGGATCCGATCTTTCCAGTCTCCTCCCCGCCCTTCTCCTCGCCGTTCTCCCCGCCGTCGCCCCTGTCCCCGTCGACGGTGAGCGCCGTTCCCGGCGGGGGACGACACCACATCAACCCGACCAAGCACCCAAGGAGCCTTTCGTGAAGATCCTCGTCGTGGGAGCCGGCCTGGCCGGATGCACCACCGCCCTGCACCTACGACGCAGCGGACACGACGTGACGGTGGTCGACGCCATCACCGAGCCCTACCGCGGCGGGTACATGCTGCAGCTGGACCAAAGCGCCCAACGGTTCATGCAAGACCTGGAACTGGGGGACTTGATGGAGAAGTTCTCCGTACCCGCTCCGGACATCGCCGTGCTGCGCACAAGTGCGCGCGGACACAAAACCATGACCACCCTCGACCCCAAGGGGTACCGCCTGGTGCGTCGCGGTGACCTGATCGGCGCGATCGGTGAGCGTACTGCCGCTGAAGTCCCCTTGCGCCTGGGCCGGGAACTGGCCGGCATCGAGCAGCACCTCGATCACATCGTCGCACACTTCGCTAACGGAGACGCCCAGCGCTACGACCTGCTGCTGGGTGCCGACGGGGTGCGTTCGACTGTGCGCCGTCTCACCCTGGGTCCGGACGAGGAGTTCGTCTACGACAACGGCTGGACCAACGTCTGGGTCAACGTCCCCCTTGAGGCACTGGGGCAGGACCGGTCCGAGATCTACTACGGCAAAGGCATGGGTGCCTACTTCTTTCCCTATCCCGACGGGGACCAGGCCTTGTTCCTCGCCGTCATGCCCACCGGCTCGCGCCCGGTGCACACCAGCGATCTGATCGCCGAGGTGCGCCACCGCATGAACGTCGGATCGCGGGGATTCCTGATCGCCTCCGCTCTGGCCGACGCCGATCTCGACGCCGTGCGGTTGACCCGGTTCGCGCAGGTGCGGATGCCCCGCTGGCACGCTGGCCGCGTCGTACTGGTCGGGGATGCCGCCTACTGCGTCGACCCCCTGTCTGGGGTGGGGACTACCGCG includes:
- a CDS encoding cation:proton antiporter, whose translation is MTLTLAMIAGAIIVRSLLARVLDRWLAGPATAMLVMGALAPLLTSGSAVEALNTTVAQHVVEVVLALLLFSDATMVRGGRLFGSHPRLLARVLLLAMPLSIGLTVALGVPLLGGPGAQGGLTWPVLLVIACIVVPTDFAAAERLLKHTRLSSRVRTTLNLESGYNDALISPLFLFAIALAVGPRGQEDPLGGLATALPYALKALVVGVVVGAALAGGLHAAAARGWVDASARRMLVLMAPLLTYAVTLAWNGNGFVASFVAGAVFANVHRVVAALAARTRPDGERQQLLLTREEDFRFLHDVTGLAVMAVWFLVGSACVLAFAGGVPWPVLLFTLVALTLVRLLPVWVGTARSGMPGRERVLLGVLGARGTTSIVFGLLAYNSLTGVVADTVLLITVLTLLGSVLLHGPLANPLIQRLTRAPRPASPAASPAASPAASEAAAQDGPSQDGPSQDPRH
- a CDS encoding DedA family protein, translating into MGDLLSPDRLLTTFGAFGIFVVLFAETGLLIGFFLPGDTLLIAAGLLAATPVTAAVHLDLGAVLVGAVAGALIGAQVGYHIGRRFGPGLLQRPEGSRIGAGMRRSQDLLERFGPGKAIVLARFVPVARTLMNPLAGATGVPARRFLLWQAAGGVLWTVGIILLGYFLGATVPNIEVYLIPALILITVASVLPLVVRSMRQRRTTERQQANTDQTDVLS
- a CDS encoding TetR/AcrR family transcriptional regulator, whose amino-acid sequence is MSPTGQRATTPTTSGAGATTDKKTATKTAKATTSRKPSPTREQPATRAQPATRDRERTRRALLEATDQLLHERGTGFSLADVAARAEVSKGGLLYHFPTRDALIIAVVEAGLARFRDEVMAHVDLAENRPGKVLRGYVRALCGSSQEAVNTFAPSAWNGVDVIAEVADLLHTDANWWRETFARDGLDPQRTLIVQFAAEGVAAALAMGAYINDDEIGLARDGLLALTEAT
- a CDS encoding phosphatidylglycerol lysyltransferase domain-containing protein; protein product: MRRSPSLVARAATAITLLYSAFGVMSILLALTPAVRAVAEQVDFERNAWVYVLGWPSFGYGTLLLLLARSLRKRKRAAWRVLAAVVTLNTLGAVALVLTYRNAQAWAVLAVFVLLLAVVLYAQPAFTVLGDPKNLRAAVRVLAVLLGVCLLLGSTLVTVLDASHAGYLQHLAYTFTAALTSVELFEPGPLTLQLPHWVGVLLNTIGTLALLGAGWALFGPRRDQRAHTAADDAALRRLLATAGPQDSLGYFALRPDKSLVFSASGKAAIAYRTIGDVCLASGDPLGHSSAWPEVIEAWRMLLREHGWIPAVLGASERGAQAYATAGLDALELGDEAVVDTTTFSLEGRAVRSLRQAVNRVARTGMSVRLRRQGDVAPAELVRLAELAEHWRAGEVERGFSMALGRVGEPGDDDLLIAECLDAQGRSCALLTFVPWGRDGLSLDLMRRDRDVELNGLTEFAVTSVLTHAPELGVQRVSLNFAVFRTAFDRGGRLGAGPVLRLWRRVLTFGSRWWQLESLYRANVKYQPQWTPRFLCFASARDVPKIGIAAARAEGFLPSKLPG
- a CDS encoding FAD-dependent oxidoreductase, with translation MKILVVGAGLAGCTTALHLRRSGHDVTVVDAITEPYRGGYMLQLDQSAQRFMQDLELGDLMEKFSVPAPDIAVLRTSARGHKTMTTLDPKGYRLVRRGDLIGAIGERTAAEVPLRLGRELAGIEQHLDHIVAHFANGDAQRYDLLLGADGVRSTVRRLTLGPDEEFVYDNGWTNVWVNVPLEALGQDRSEIYYGKGMGAYFFPYPDGDQALFLAVMPTGSRPVHTSDLIAEVRHRMNVGSRGFLIASALADADLDAVRLTRFAQVRMPRWHAGRVVLVGDAAYCVDPLSGVGTTASLLGAARLSQAVNTHGADVNAAAREYTARVAPRVRLWQHTTAGLLESVTGSRASQRLQGTSQLAHIVTDLTRVGLGRR
- a CDS encoding MFS transporter, which translates into the protein MTTTPPAGPTGPTGTAGPTGVIGVTTGAGPARAGKRAWLALIVLTLAVVLLAVDGTVLALAIPALTADLNPSGTQILWTGDIYSFMIAGLLVTMGNVADRVGRKRLLLIGSVGFGLSSTLGAFAPNPELLIAARAFLGFFGAMIMPSTLSILRNLFDDPRQRATAVAVWAAGATGGAAIGPLIGGALLEHFWWGSVFLLNVPVMLIVLIAGIALLPESRNPAGNRIDLPSAALSVLTIVPIVYAIKHLAGSGFDASVVLTAVIGLIAGAVFVRRQRRLTHPLVDVSLFKVPAFAGAVAAETIAIFAFIGLLFFFSQYLQLVRGLSPLQAGLIELPATLASMAVIAIAGFVLGRFGRGRAIAIGMLTSALGLGLLAAAEGVSGYLLLCVAIAVCGLGAGLSTTLATDAVVSAVPKERAGAASSVSETAYELGVALGIAVLGSLQVALYRANLEGSGALPATLPDGLRTAIEDSLAGAAAALGRGSLDTTAATGIMAAAQHAFTEAMQVTSVIAALLLVVSAIVAWRTIPSPLGKDTAR
- a CDS encoding flavin monoamine oxidase family protein, whose amino-acid sequence is MSSAITRSVDRSVDVVVVGAGLAGLAAADQLVQAGHDVVIVEGRDRIGGRIHTTEVAGVPVDAGATWVGPHHTEVRDLASRLGVQLVPQFHTGKGLLSFNGRRRVESATAMAPWVVLDLTRILGALQKLADSLSVEAPWKHPDAEKLDSVSLGEWLTSKLALKGTRKFVNMISLVHWGAPVGDVSLFNVLRYIKTLGSLDIMLSVEGGDQQDRILGTAHGLVSRYAEAVDAPILLNSPVQRITTAAERVTVHTAEGMIEARYVIMTASPMHRAQIEFSPALPEQHYGLSRSWRLGSLSKAFVAYDRPFWRSEGLSAESVSDDDTVFLTFDVSPSPEGPGILMVFCDGRRFDGFEEPERRRRVLEQVVHLYGERARHPLDYTDFSWGNDSFAAGGPNPAVAPKAWTSFGRYLREPVGLVHWAGSETADAFSGTMNGALLSGQRAAREVTTRLATEAATSQ